Proteins found in one Xyrauchen texanus isolate HMW12.3.18 chromosome 30, RBS_HiC_50CHRs, whole genome shotgun sequence genomic segment:
- the LOC127624270 gene encoding heparan sulfate glucosamine 3-O-sulfotransferase 5-like, with protein sequence MLLSQQQWLRQRLFVLGSLALGSLLYLVARVGTLDRLRPICPIESRPPPASVPGQIPLRTLQHKQALRHELRRSNSTREQLRMYHLVQQLPKAIIIGVRKGGTRALLEMLNLHPAVVKASQEIHFFDNDKNYDRGIDWYREKMPFSFPHQITIEKSPAYFITEEVPERIFKMNSSIKLLVIVREPTTRAVSDYTQVLEGKERKNKTYHKFEELAIDANTCEVNTKYKAVRTSIYTKHLERWLKFFPVEQFHIVDGDRLITDPLPELKLVEHFLNLPSRVSQYNLYFNGTRGFFCLRFNFMFNKCLAGSKGRIHPDVDPSVKEKLRRFFHPFNQKFYQITGRTFSWP encoded by the exons ATGCTTCTTTCACAGCAGCAGTGGCTGAGGCAGAGGCTCTTTGTTCTGGGTAGTCTGGCCCTTGGGAGCCTCCTCTATCTGGTGGCCAGAGTGGGCACTTTAGATCG GCTGCGCCCGATCTGCCCCATTGAGAGCAGACCGCCCCCTGCTAGTGTGCCAGGGCAGATTCCTTTACGAACACTGCAGCACAAGCAAGCTCTTCGCCACGAGCTGCGCAGGAGCAACAGCACGAGGGAGCAGCTGCGCATGTACCACCTCGTTCAGCAGCTGCCCAAAGCCATCATCATCGGTGTAAGGAAGGGCGGAACACGTGCTTTACTGGAAATGCTCAATCTTCACCCTGCTGTTGTCAAGGCCTCCCAGGAGATCCACTTTTTTGACAATGACAAGAACTACGATCGTGGCATTGACTGGTACCGGGAAAAGATGCCCTTCTCCTTCCCTCATCAGATCACTATTGAGAAGAGTCCTGCATACTTCATCACAGAGGAGGTTCCAGAGAGGATTTTTAAGATGAATTCCTCCATTAAACTTCTTGTGATCGTGCGTGAGCCCACTACTCGCGCTGTTTCAGACTACACACAGGTGCTAGAGGGGAAGGAGCGCAAGAACAAAACGTACCACAAGTTTGAGGAACTCGCAATTGATGCCAACACTTGTGAAGTGAACACAAAGTACAAGGCCGTACGAACAAGCATCTACACCAAGCACTTAGAACGCTGGTTAAAGTTCTTTCCGGTGGAGCAGTTTCACATAGTTGATGGAGACCGCCTGATCACAGACCCATTGCCAGAGCTAAAGCTGGTGGAGCATTTCTTGAACCTTCCCTCACGGGTCAGCCAGTATAATCTGTACTTTAATGGCACACGTGGATTCTTCTGCCTGCGTTTCAACTTTATGTTCAACAAGTGCCTGGCGGGCAGTAAGGGCCGGATCCATCCAGATGTGGACCCCTCAGTCAAGGAAAAACTGAGACGCTTTTTCCATCCATTTAACCAGAAGTTTTACCAGATCACTGGCAGAACATTCAGCTGGCCCTGA